The following proteins are co-located in the Primulina tabacum isolate GXHZ01 chromosome 11, ASM2559414v2, whole genome shotgun sequence genome:
- the LOC142517710 gene encoding WD repeat-containing protein LWD1, with amino-acid sequence MGVSCDPNQDGSDEQQRRSEIYTYEAPWHIYAMNWSVRKDKKYRLAIASLLEHYPNRVEIVQLDDSTGEIRPDPTLSFDHPYPPTKLIFIPDKECQRPDLLASSSDFLRIWQISDTDNGRRVELKSLLNNNRNSEYSGPLTSFDWNEAEPRRIGTSSIDMTCTIWDIEKEVVDTQLIAHDKEVYDIAWGGVGVFASVSADGSVRVFDLRDKEHSTIIYESSEPDTPLVRLGWNKQDPRYMATVIMDSSKVVVLDIRFPTSPVVELQRHQASVNAIAWAPHSSCHMCTAGDDSQALIWDLSSMGQPVEGGLDPILAYTAGAEIEQLQWSSSQPDWVAIAFSNKLQILRV; translated from the coding sequence ATGGGTGTGAGCTGTGATCCGAATCAAGACGGGTCGGACGAGCAACAGCGGCGGTCCGAGATCTACACCTACGAAGCGCCATGGCACATCTACGCCATGAACTGGAGCGTACGCAAGGACAAAAAGTACCGACTGGCCATCGCTAGCCTCCTCGAACACTATCCCAACCGTGTCGAAATCGTTCAGCTCGACGACTCCACCGGAGAGATTCGACCCGACCCTACCCTCTCCTTCGACCACCCCTATCCTCCCACCAAACTCATCTTCATACCCGATAAAGAGTGCCAGCGCCCCGATTTACTCGCCTCATCTTCCGATTTCCTCCGCATATGGCAAATCTCCGATACCGACAATGGGCGGCGCGTGGAGCTCAAGAGCTTGTTGAACAACAACCGGAACAGCGAATACTCCGGGCCTTTGACCTCGTTTGACTGGAACGAAGCCGAGCCCAGGAGGATCGGGACTTCGAGTATCGATATGACTTGCACCATCTGGGATATCGAGAAGGAAGTAGTCGATACGCAGTTAATTGCGCACGATAAGGAGGTTTACGATATCGCGTGGGGCGGAGTTGGGGTTTTCGCCTCCGTTTCCGCCGATGGATCGGTTAGGGTGTTTGACCTTCGTGATAAGGAGCATTCTACGATTATATACGAAAGTTCAGAGCCGGACACTCCATTAGTAAGGCTTGGGTGGAACAAGCAGGATCCGCGGTACATGGCTACAGTCATAATGGACAGCAGCAAGGTGGTAGTGTTGGACATCCGATTTCCGACGTCACCGGTTGTAGAGTTACAGAGGCATCAGGCGAGTGTGAATGCTATTGCGTGGGCTCCTCATAGTTCCTGCCATATGTGCACTGCCGGGGACGATTCACAAGCCTTGATTTGGGATCTTTCCTCAATGGGCCAGCCGGTAGAGGGGGGTTTGGACCCTATTTTAGCATACACAGCTGGGGCAGAGATTGAGCAGCTGCAGTGGTCTTCTTCGCAGCCTGATTGGGTCGCTATTGCATTTTCTAACAAGCTTCAAATTCTGAGGGTGTGA